A single genomic interval of Zobellia nedashkovskayae harbors:
- a CDS encoding 4Fe-4S dicluster domain-containing protein, with amino-acid sequence MSDNKKWYSLDLGLNNKKESSGSCGCGKSEGSCSSTPKEQVEEELSPEEFYEAAINASIGEERHRDGFEQVFDVKMDRRSAFKKLTASLLIGAGAVTTSCSVTTGSDTKEKAQIDWEEQFKGNYKLMTDEEKQGTINRLMRSYELRTDKKINMTAENAAEDVLFGYAFNISKCQGYMNCVSACVEENNQDRNSEMQYIRIHEMKDGEGFKFDKADDNYYHEVPAEGHFYMGTQCFHCDNPPCVEVCPVQATWKEEDGLVVIDYDWCVGCRYCMAACPYDGRRFNWSKPEVPEPEVNKNQHYLGNRMRKKGVMEKCTFCVQRTRKGKNPACVEACPTGARIFGNLLDPDSTIRWVLENKKVFRLKEDLGTEPKFWYFMD; translated from the coding sequence ATGAGCGATAATAAAAAATGGTACTCTCTAGACCTAGGTCTAAACAATAAAAAAGAATCTTCGGGTTCTTGTGGTTGCGGTAAATCTGAAGGAAGCTGCAGTAGCACTCCTAAGGAACAAGTAGAAGAAGAATTAAGTCCAGAAGAATTTTACGAGGCTGCCATTAATGCATCTATTGGTGAAGAAAGGCACCGCGATGGTTTTGAGCAGGTTTTTGATGTGAAAATGGATAGAAGAAGCGCCTTTAAAAAGTTAACAGCTAGCCTATTAATTGGTGCGGGTGCAGTAACTACTTCATGTAGTGTAACCACCGGGAGCGATACCAAAGAAAAAGCTCAGATAGATTGGGAAGAGCAGTTTAAAGGAAACTATAAACTCATGACCGATGAGGAGAAACAGGGCACTATAAATAGACTTATGCGTTCGTACGAATTAAGAACGGATAAGAAAATAAACATGACCGCAGAAAATGCGGCAGAAGACGTGCTCTTTGGTTATGCTTTTAATATATCCAAATGCCAAGGGTATATGAACTGTGTTAGCGCTTGTGTTGAGGAAAACAATCAAGACCGAAATTCAGAAATGCAATACATCCGTATTCATGAGATGAAGGACGGGGAAGGTTTTAAATTCGATAAAGCGGATGACAATTATTACCACGAAGTGCCTGCAGAAGGTCATTTCTATATGGGAACACAATGTTTTCATTGTGACAACCCTCCTTGTGTTGAGGTTTGCCCCGTACAAGCTACTTGGAAAGAGGAAGACGGACTTGTAGTTATAGATTACGACTGGTGTGTTGGCTGCCGTTATTGTATGGCCGCTTGCCCTTACGATGGTAGACGTTTTAACTGGAGCAAACCTGAAGTTCCTGAACCAGAAGTAAACAAGAATCAGCATTACCTAGGAAACAGAATGCGTAAAAAAGGCGTCATGGAAAAATGTACTTTCTGTGTGCAACGTACGCGTAAGGGAAAAAACCCGGCCTGTGTAGAAGCATGTCCTACCGGAGCTAGAATTTTCGGTAATCTATTAGATCCTGATAGCACCATACGTTGGGTGTTAGAAAATAAAAAAGTATTTAGGTTAAAAGAAGATTTAGGCACAGAACCCAAGTTCTGGTACTTCATGGACTAA
- the dsrP gene encoding sulfate reduction electron transfer complex DsrMKJOP subunit DsrP has protein sequence MGAFKVFKSLVVDSLDTITKGSKTYHLWMGFLTLVMLIGMYCYSIQLEEGLSATGMSDRVSWGLYISNFTFLVGVAAAAVMLVMPTYVLKDIDFKQAVLIGEGLAVAALVMCLAFVVADMGGPSVLWHMIPGIGVFNFPNSMLTWDVIVLNGYLFINISIPFYILFKHYQNKEAKKSVYVPGAIISVFWAVGIHLVTAFLYQGLQARPFWNNALLGPRFLASAFAAGPSLIILVLAVIRSFTAFKIEDKTIKKIAMIVTVAAQINLIMLVSELFKEFYAPTHHSESAYYLFFGLHGKDALLPWIWTAIPLNVLATVILTFNKFRNNLKVLYVCCFMLFVAIWIEKGFGLIVPGFIPGPYGKIVEYLPTGVEIGVTIGIWAMGAFVFTILAKTAIGIELGELRYKDKKA, from the coding sequence ATGGGAGCATTTAAAGTATTTAAAAGTTTGGTGGTCGATAGTTTAGATACCATAACCAAGGGGTCTAAAACGTATCATCTTTGGATGGGGTTTCTTACCCTTGTGATGCTAATTGGCATGTATTGTTATTCCATTCAATTAGAAGAAGGGCTTAGCGCTACGGGAATGTCCGATCGTGTTAGCTGGGGACTGTACATTTCTAACTTTACTTTTTTAGTGGGTGTTGCCGCTGCTGCCGTTATGCTCGTCATGCCAACCTACGTTCTAAAAGATATTGATTTTAAGCAGGCCGTATTAATCGGAGAAGGACTGGCCGTAGCGGCATTAGTAATGTGTTTGGCTTTTGTAGTTGCCGATATGGGCGGACCATCCGTGTTATGGCATATGATTCCCGGAATAGGGGTTTTTAACTTCCCGAACTCCATGTTAACTTGGGATGTTATTGTATTAAACGGATACCTTTTTATAAATATTAGTATTCCGTTTTATATCCTTTTTAAGCACTATCAGAATAAAGAAGCTAAGAAAAGTGTCTATGTACCGGGCGCTATTATATCCGTATTTTGGGCCGTAGGTATTCACTTGGTGACTGCCTTTTTATACCAGGGTCTACAAGCACGTCCTTTTTGGAACAATGCATTGTTAGGACCTCGTTTCTTGGCATCGGCATTTGCTGCGGGACCTTCACTTATTATTTTGGTTTTAGCCGTCATACGTTCTTTTACAGCTTTCAAAATAGAAGATAAAACAATCAAGAAAATTGCGATGATTGTAACGGTAGCTGCTCAGATAAATTTGATCATGCTGGTCTCGGAATTATTTAAGGAATTTTATGCCCCTACACACCACAGTGAAAGTGCGTATTATCTTTTCTTTGGCCTACATGGTAAAGATGCGTTACTACCTTGGATTTGGACCGCTATACCTCTAAACGTTCTTGCAACAGTGATACTCACATTCAATAAATTTAGAAACAACCTGAAAGTATTGTACGTCTGCTGCTTTATGCTATTTGTAGCTATATGGATAGAAAAGGGGTTTGGCCTAATCGTTCCCGGCTTCATTCCTGGACCTTATGGTAAAATAGTAGAATACCTCCCCACTGGCGTAGAGATTGGTGTTACGATTGGTATTTGGGCAATGGGCGCCTTTGTATTTACCATTCTTGCCAAAACCGCTATTGGTATAGAGTTGGGAGAGCTACGGTATAAAGATAAAAAGGCTTAA
- a CDS encoding beta/alpha barrel domain-containing protein has product MDTSLSLQTVSQLLGTSGDSTIAGAVKSVKAHGKVIVVDTIGVKDRVKRAQEAIAGGVNLSSVTAVKESGVTVAVAGAAIYGAEDPAKAVKELEELLIAQVAIK; this is encoded by the coding sequence ATGGATACGTCCTTATCACTTCAAACAGTATCACAATTATTAGGTACTTCAGGAGATTCTACTATAGCAGGCGCAGTAAAATCTGTAAAAGCACACGGTAAAGTTATTGTTGTAGATACTATTGGTGTTAAAGACAGAGTAAAACGTGCTCAAGAAGCTATTGCCGGTGGTGTAAATCTAAGTAGTGTTACAGCGGTTAAGGAATCTGGTGTTACAGTAGCCGTTGCAGGAGCAGCTATCTACGGAGCAGAAGACCCAGCTAAAGCAGTTAAGGAATTAGAAGAGTTGTTGATAGCACAAGTAGCTATTAAATGA
- a CDS encoding YjhG/YagF family D-xylonate dehydratase, which translates to MSHTDKEHFQENSPFYFPLEVTPREGQLPISREDYENKPSGDIFGKIQDAGMMWNPEDVNQSEFLIMSTAGGLKNGEETLALGMHSGHFELGDAAKVAASAFKDLFTKPYYVSVSDPCDGRTQGTTGMMNSLAYRNHAATVLGDLRRSLPNRKGVMGIATCDKGLPAMIMALANETDLPTIIMPGGVTLIAKGIKDLGSVQALPSLVSHKEISLEEAQSHGCASCGTPGGGCHFLGTAATSQVVAEALGMALPHSALAPSGGKIWYAIAKDSAIALVNLAKNNIYTNQIVTKDAIHNAMVVHAAFGGSTNLLLHIPAIAHAAGLPTPTREEWENINRETPRLVNVLPAGKYSTAHVYAAGGVPEVMMHLRKLGLLKEDCLTVTGKTLGENLDIWEQGGKMFIWEAENKRNRRQQVRFNLQTFNPDAHPDNVILSPKDAKRANMKSTLTFPYGNLAPEGAVIKSGAIAPEMIDTNGIYYKKGVAKVFVSEANAIKAINLGEVKPGHIVILIGAGPSGTGMEETFQVTGALKQLSFGKEIALITDGRFSGVSTGACIGHVGPEALVGGPIGKVQDGDIIEIKIDCDNLNGSINLIASHSNPNAELSEADIAQLFSNRSPHPQLRPHPELPNDIRIWAATQSGIWEGCVQDADRILKIVKAGIDALK; encoded by the coding sequence ATGAGCCATACCGATAAAGAGCACTTCCAAGAGAACAGTCCCTTTTATTTCCCTTTAGAAGTTACCCCAAGAGAAGGTCAACTACCAATATCACGGGAAGACTATGAAAACAAGCCCAGTGGTGACATCTTTGGCAAAATACAGGATGCCGGGATGATGTGGAATCCTGAAGATGTAAATCAATCCGAATTCCTTATAATGAGTACTGCGGGAGGACTAAAAAACGGTGAAGAGACGCTGGCACTGGGCATGCACTCAGGACATTTTGAATTGGGAGATGCCGCAAAAGTTGCTGCAAGTGCTTTCAAAGACCTCTTTACCAAACCCTATTACGTATCAGTATCCGACCCTTGTGATGGACGTACTCAAGGCACTACAGGTATGATGAATTCATTGGCCTATCGTAATCATGCCGCCACAGTTTTAGGAGATTTAAGACGCTCTTTGCCTAATCGCAAAGGGGTAATGGGCATTGCTACTTGTGACAAAGGCCTACCGGCCATGATTATGGCATTGGCGAATGAAACAGATCTACCAACGATCATCATGCCCGGCGGAGTGACATTAATTGCCAAAGGAATCAAAGATTTAGGTTCGGTACAGGCTTTACCATCACTTGTTTCCCATAAAGAAATATCATTGGAAGAGGCACAATCCCATGGATGTGCTTCTTGTGGAACACCAGGTGGCGGTTGTCATTTTTTGGGAACAGCAGCCACCTCCCAAGTCGTAGCAGAAGCATTGGGCATGGCATTGCCACATTCGGCACTAGCACCCTCTGGAGGGAAGATCTGGTATGCCATTGCTAAAGATTCAGCCATTGCTCTAGTAAATCTCGCAAAAAACAATATATATACCAATCAGATCGTCACTAAAGATGCCATACACAATGCTATGGTCGTACATGCGGCTTTTGGCGGATCTACCAACCTCTTATTGCATATTCCCGCTATTGCTCATGCAGCGGGACTACCCACGCCTACTCGAGAAGAATGGGAAAATATTAACCGAGAAACGCCTAGATTAGTCAATGTGCTCCCAGCGGGAAAGTACTCCACAGCACACGTATATGCTGCCGGAGGCGTACCAGAGGTCATGATGCATTTGCGAAAATTAGGTCTACTCAAAGAAGACTGTCTCACAGTTACAGGTAAAACACTGGGCGAAAATTTGGATATCTGGGAGCAAGGCGGCAAAATGTTCATTTGGGAAGCAGAGAATAAAAGAAATAGACGGCAACAAGTACGATTTAATCTCCAGACATTTAATCCTGATGCGCATCCTGATAATGTGATACTATCTCCTAAAGATGCGAAGAGGGCCAATATGAAAAGCACCTTGACTTTCCCCTATGGTAATTTGGCGCCAGAAGGAGCTGTGATCAAAAGCGGTGCAATCGCTCCAGAAATGATTGATACTAACGGCATATACTACAAAAAAGGAGTTGCTAAAGTATTTGTCTCAGAAGCAAATGCCATTAAGGCAATTAATCTTGGAGAAGTAAAGCCAGGTCATATTGTAATATTGATCGGGGCAGGGCCAAGTGGCACCGGAATGGAAGAAACCTTCCAAGTAACGGGTGCTCTGAAACAATTATCCTTTGGAAAAGAGATAGCCCTGATTACCGACGGACGTTTTTCTGGCGTTTCCACAGGCGCATGTATAGGACATGTGGGTCCAGAGGCTCTCGTAGGAGGACCTATTGGCAAGGTTCAAGATGGAGATATCATTGAAATCAAAATTGATTGCGATAATCTAAATGGAAGTATAAATTTAATAGCCTCACACAGCAATCCCAATGCCGAACTAAGTGAAGCCGACATAGCACAATTATTTTCAAACAGATCACCACATCCACAACTTCGCCCACATCCAGAATTGCCCAATGATATTAGAATTTGGGCAGCCACGCAGAGCGGTATATGGGAAGGGTGTGTACAGGATGCTGATAGGATCTTAAAGATTGTGAAAGCAGGAATTGATGCTTTGAAATAA
- a CDS encoding M13 family metallopeptidase, with amino-acid sequence MKAKFVIKIISLFVALVSISCKSDSKEEKKEIVLTSGVLGEYMDTSVKPGDNFTAFVNGTWMKETEIPSDKSSYGIGYILHEESEDNVKKIIEGSADGELEKGTDEQKVQDLYKSYIDLETRNQLGVSPLQPEFNKVDSINNYDDLASYFAYANKYGISVPLTLFVYQDLKNPTIYTVYTYQGGLGLPDREYYLKDDDRSKEIRAKYVEHIKKMFDLAGLQAAEKAAVKIMSIETAIAEKHLEKEKTRDLVSLYNMFPTDTLSNIMPNFNWTGYLKEAGIKDEKNLGVLMLEYTKALDKIITSTSIEDWKIYLKWSALNTYASRLSKPITDQNFDFYSKELRGTPEQRPLWRRGVSTVNGTLGEVVGKIYVKKHFPPEAKEKMETLVSNLLEAYEQSIKELDWMSADTKKEALDKLSKFNPKIGYPDKWKSYDINIKREDLFGNLQRAALMEYNRELAKLGQPIDKTEWGMTPQTVNAYYNPTLNEIVFPAAILQPPFFDLNAEDAINYGSIGAVIGHEIGHGFDDKGSTFDGDGAMRNWWTENDREEFKKRTSALVSQYDSFEALPGLNVNGEFTLGENIGDLGGLSIALKAYKIALNGKESPVMDNYTGEQRVFIGYAQSWRNKIRDEALRMQINTDPHSPANFRVNGVVSNIPEFYTAFNVQKSDSLYLAPEKRVKIW; translated from the coding sequence ATGAAAGCAAAATTTGTAATTAAAATTATATCGCTTTTTGTAGCGCTTGTAAGCATAAGCTGCAAAAGTGATAGTAAAGAAGAAAAAAAAGAGATAGTACTTACCTCTGGAGTTTTAGGGGAATATATGGATACTTCTGTGAAGCCTGGCGATAATTTTACTGCTTTTGTTAATGGTACTTGGATGAAAGAAACTGAAATTCCTTCAGATAAATCTTCTTATGGTATTGGGTACATACTTCATGAAGAATCTGAAGATAATGTAAAGAAAATTATAGAAGGATCAGCAGACGGAGAATTGGAAAAAGGTACAGATGAACAAAAAGTACAAGATCTTTACAAGTCCTATATAGATCTTGAAACAAGAAATCAACTTGGTGTTTCTCCTTTGCAACCTGAATTTAATAAAGTTGATTCCATAAATAATTATGATGATTTGGCCTCCTATTTTGCTTATGCTAATAAATATGGTATTAGCGTACCATTGACTCTATTTGTATACCAAGATTTAAAAAACCCTACTATTTATACTGTATATACTTATCAAGGAGGTTTAGGATTGCCAGATCGTGAATATTACCTTAAAGATGATGATCGTTCCAAAGAGATTAGAGCAAAATATGTTGAACATATTAAGAAAATGTTTGATTTAGCAGGTTTACAAGCTGCTGAAAAAGCTGCTGTAAAAATAATGTCGATTGAAACAGCAATTGCCGAAAAGCACTTAGAAAAGGAAAAGACTAGAGATCTAGTTAGTTTGTATAATATGTTTCCAACGGATACGCTTTCTAACATAATGCCAAATTTTAATTGGACGGGCTACCTTAAAGAAGCTGGTATAAAAGATGAAAAAAATCTTGGGGTATTAATGCTGGAATACACAAAAGCTTTAGACAAAATCATCACATCCACTAGCATTGAAGATTGGAAAATCTATTTAAAATGGAGTGCCCTTAACACCTATGCCTCGCGTTTAAGTAAACCAATTACAGATCAAAATTTTGATTTCTATAGTAAAGAATTACGTGGTACACCAGAGCAAAGACCCTTATGGAGACGTGGCGTTTCAACTGTAAATGGCACTTTAGGAGAAGTGGTCGGTAAAATTTATGTGAAAAAACACTTTCCACCAGAGGCCAAAGAAAAAATGGAAACATTAGTGTCAAATCTTTTAGAAGCCTATGAACAAAGTATTAAGGAACTTGATTGGATGAGCGCTGATACCAAAAAAGAAGCCTTAGATAAGCTAAGCAAATTTAATCCCAAAATAGGGTATCCAGATAAATGGAAATCTTATGATATAAATATTAAGAGAGAGGACCTTTTTGGTAATTTGCAAAGAGCTGCTTTGATGGAATACAATCGTGAATTAGCGAAATTAGGCCAACCGATTGATAAAACCGAATGGGGTATGACACCTCAAACAGTGAATGCTTATTATAATCCAACATTAAATGAGATTGTATTTCCGGCTGCAATTTTACAACCTCCATTTTTCGATTTAAATGCTGAGGATGCCATAAATTATGGATCAATTGGAGCGGTTATTGGCCACGAAATAGGACATGGTTTTGATGATAAAGGAAGTACTTTTGATGGAGATGGTGCAATGAGAAACTGGTGGACAGAAAATGACCGAGAAGAATTTAAAAAACGAACTTCAGCTTTAGTATCTCAATATGATTCCTTTGAAGCTTTACCCGGTCTAAACGTGAATGGTGAGTTTACCCTAGGCGAGAATATAGGAGATCTTGGTGGTTTAAGCATCGCCTTAAAAGCATACAAAATTGCCTTGAATGGTAAGGAGTCGCCTGTTATGGATAATTACACAGGAGAGCAACGTGTATTTATCGGATATGCGCAATCTTGGAGAAATAAAATCAGAGATGAGGCCTTGCGAATGCAAATTAACACTGATCCTCATTCTCCAGCAAATTTTAGGGTTAACGGAGTGGTCAGTAATATTCCAGAGTTTTATACAGCCTTTAATGTTCAGAAAAGTGATTCCTTGTATTTAGCACCAGAAAAACGAGTTAAAATATGGTAA
- a CDS encoding alpha/beta fold hydrolase produces the protein MRILKKIGKWFLILIGVFIAFILVVLLVIRINSSGEEEPFLDETGNVLPNSITTHEDMVINGAPQRVTIRGKDKNNPVLLIVHGGPGAPILPVIYKLTGVDLEDLFTVCYWDQRGSGLAYNDSIPDSSITLNHIVDDGLELSNHLKKTFKKDKIYIEGLSWGTAVAAYMVQKKPELYHAYIGSGLMANLSLSEELSYEFAMSEAQKYNDTVSINQLKQIGKPPYVSNSENTVTEAFEIERQIVMKYAPIKLDTNFNFIKSMFLDNGLTFSEKFTDMINSPEAYYPAAKILESTAIDMNLMRDIPELKVPVYILQGDNDHFTETSVAKVYFDSIIAPSKKWFLFENGTHGVQIEYPEKYRSIYINEILKN, from the coding sequence ATGAGAATCTTAAAGAAGATAGGAAAATGGTTCTTGATTTTAATTGGAGTATTTATTGCTTTTATTTTAGTTGTTTTACTAGTAATCCGAATCAATAGTTCTGGAGAAGAAGAACCTTTTTTAGATGAAACGGGTAATGTGCTTCCCAATAGTATTACTACCCACGAGGATATGGTAATTAATGGTGCTCCCCAAAGAGTTACCATAAGAGGAAAAGACAAGAATAATCCCGTTTTACTAATAGTTCACGGAGGACCAGGAGCACCTATTTTACCTGTAATTTATAAACTCACAGGTGTCGATTTAGAAGATTTATTTACAGTCTGTTATTGGGACCAAAGAGGTTCTGGACTTGCATACAATGACAGTATACCCGATTCGTCCATTACCTTAAACCATATAGTAGATGATGGTTTAGAACTATCAAATCACTTAAAAAAAACTTTTAAAAAAGATAAAATTTACATCGAAGGTTTGTCGTGGGGAACAGCGGTAGCAGCTTATATGGTTCAAAAAAAACCTGAATTATATCACGCCTATATTGGTAGTGGTCTAATGGCGAATCTATCACTTTCAGAAGAGTTGTCTTATGAATTTGCGATGTCAGAAGCTCAAAAATATAATGATACCGTTTCAATCAATCAATTAAAACAAATTGGAAAACCACCATATGTCTCAAATTCAGAAAATACGGTAACTGAAGCCTTTGAAATAGAACGACAGATTGTAATGAAGTATGCACCGATAAAACTAGATACCAATTTTAATTTTATTAAAAGTATGTTTTTAGATAATGGCTTGACGTTTAGTGAGAAATTTACTGATATGATTAATAGTCCTGAAGCCTACTATCCTGCAGCAAAGATTTTAGAATCTACAGCAATTGATATGAATCTAATGCGTGATATTCCCGAATTGAAAGTGCCCGTTTACATATTACAAGGAGACAACGACCATTTTACCGAAACGTCCGTAGCAAAAGTGTATTTTGATTCGATTATTGCACCATCTAAGAAATGGTTTTTATTTGAAAATGGAACACACGGAGTTCAAATTG